One Mycobacteroides salmoniphilum DNA segment encodes these proteins:
- a CDS encoding helix-turn-helix transcriptional regulator: MAISKVERLMNLVICLLSTRTYVTAERIRTSVAGYSDSPSDEAFSRMFERDKNELRDLGIPLETGKVSSFDATEGYRIRRDAYELPDITLTADESAAVAVATQLWQSPELVTAAQGALMKLRAAGVDVDPAAENVSVAAPAAMPGGRGSESVLRILLSAIDSGHAVHFGHRPSRAEPYVTRTVEPWGVITDRGRWYLVGHDRDRNATRTFRLSRIGEDVTMLDKPGTVRRPEGVDLRAIVARAVGDGPVRITARVWIAEGRAQELRRMGAVVEPQRRGERDGDVVEIEVASPDRLVRSIASHGADAVALEPAQVRDEVIARLQEHAGVTA, encoded by the coding sequence GTGGCGATCTCCAAAGTCGAGCGGTTAATGAACCTGGTGATCTGCCTGCTGTCCACCCGCACCTATGTCACCGCCGAACGCATCCGTACGTCGGTGGCCGGTTACTCGGACTCGCCGAGCGACGAGGCCTTCAGCCGGATGTTCGAGCGCGATAAGAACGAGCTGCGCGATCTGGGCATACCGCTGGAGACAGGGAAGGTGTCGTCCTTCGACGCCACCGAGGGGTACCGCATCCGCCGTGACGCCTACGAGCTGCCCGATATCACCCTCACCGCCGACGAGTCCGCAGCCGTCGCTGTCGCCACCCAGCTGTGGCAGTCGCCCGAGCTGGTCACCGCCGCGCAGGGCGCGCTGATGAAGCTGCGCGCGGCGGGGGTGGATGTCGACCCGGCCGCAGAGAATGTTTCGGTGGCGGCGCCTGCCGCCATGCCCGGCGGTCGTGGATCGGAATCGGTACTGCGAATTCTGCTGTCCGCCATCGACTCCGGTCACGCCGTGCACTTCGGGCACCGGCCGTCACGTGCCGAGCCGTATGTCACGCGCACCGTCGAGCCCTGGGGCGTGATCACCGATCGCGGCCGCTGGTACCTCGTCGGACATGACCGGGACCGGAACGCCACCCGCACTTTCCGGCTCTCCCGTATCGGGGAGGACGTCACGATGCTCGACAAACCGGGGACTGTCCGTCGTCCCGAGGGGGTGGACCTGCGCGCCATCGTGGCCCGGGCCGTCGGCGACGGCCCGGTGCGGATCACCGCACGGGTGTGGATCGCCGAAGGACGCGCCCAGGAGCTGCGCCGGATGGGTGCCGTCGTCGAACCACAGCGGCGAGGAGAGCGCGACGGGGATGTGGTCGAGATCGAGGTGGCCTCACCCGACCGGCTGGTTCGCTCGATCGCCTCCCACGGCGCCGATGCGGTCGCGTTGGAGCCGGCACAGGTGCGCGACGAGGTCATCGCTCGTCTTCAGGAGCACGCAGGAGTCACGGCATGA
- a CDS encoding helix-turn-helix transcriptional regulator translates to MTELSNRLTRLLNMVPYFQANPGISAADAAADLGVTTKQLMADLNQLWMCGLPGYGPGDLIDLSFSEESIEVTFSAGIDRPLRLTSPEATALLVALRALLDMPGTVDPEAARSAIAKIEDAAGAGDESLGRRELNTQSDGSPATAVESEAVSAVRSAVRHRKALRIEYYSASRDALSERIVDPIRIAVVGDHSYLEAWCRASEGVRLFRFDRIEQAEVLDQRAAPPEPAVQTATDTGLFEADPSLPAATVLVGPSASWVFDYFPMRPTGVQHADGSVEAAMTYASEDWMARLVLGFGSAIRVLAPESLALRVRTDAAVALAAYQAS, encoded by the coding sequence ATGACCGAGCTGTCGAATCGTCTGACCCGGCTTCTCAACATGGTTCCTTACTTCCAGGCCAATCCGGGTATCAGTGCCGCCGATGCCGCCGCCGACCTGGGGGTCACGACCAAACAGCTGATGGCCGACCTGAACCAGCTGTGGATGTGTGGCCTGCCCGGTTACGGCCCCGGCGATCTGATCGATCTCTCCTTCTCCGAGGAGAGCATCGAGGTCACGTTCTCGGCCGGTATCGACCGTCCGCTGCGCCTCACCTCGCCCGAGGCGACGGCACTCCTGGTCGCCCTGCGCGCCTTGCTGGACATGCCCGGCACCGTCGACCCGGAGGCCGCGCGCAGCGCTATCGCCAAGATCGAGGACGCCGCGGGGGCCGGCGATGAGTCGCTCGGGCGAAGAGAGTTGAACACCCAATCGGACGGTTCGCCGGCGACTGCCGTCGAGTCCGAGGCGGTCTCTGCGGTGCGCTCGGCCGTGCGTCACCGCAAGGCGTTGCGCATCGAGTACTACTCGGCATCGCGAGACGCGTTGTCGGAACGGATAGTCGATCCCATTCGGATCGCGGTGGTGGGGGACCACAGCTACCTGGAGGCCTGGTGTCGCGCATCGGAGGGGGTGCGGTTGTTCCGGTTCGACAGGATCGAACAGGCCGAGGTTCTCGATCAGCGCGCAGCGCCCCCCGAGCCCGCGGTCCAGACGGCCACCGACACCGGTTTGTTTGAGGCGGACCCCTCGCTTCCCGCGGCGACGGTGCTGGTCGGTCCGAGTGCGTCCTGGGTCTTCGATTACTTCCCGATGCGGCCCACCGGTGTCCAGCATGCCGATGGTTCGGTGGAGGCCGCCATGACCTATGCCTCCGAGGACTGGATGGCGCGGCTGGTCCTCGGGTTCGGATCGGCGATCCGAGTGCTGGCACCGGAGTCGTTGGCGCTGCGGGTACGCACTGATGCGGCGGTGGCGCTGGCGGCGTATCAGGCCAGCTGA
- the tatA gene encoding Sec-independent protein translocase subunit TatA, with product MGGLQPMHWVIVIVVFALLFGAKKLPDLARSLGKSLRIFKSEVKELQNEGNAAKASDTPQAVEPQQVPPTAAVEAPPIESTPGHKPTA from the coding sequence TTGGGCGGTCTACAACCCATGCACTGGGTGATCGTAATTGTGGTGTTCGCGCTGCTCTTCGGAGCCAAGAAGTTGCCGGACCTCGCGCGTTCGCTGGGTAAGTCGCTGCGGATCTTCAAGTCGGAAGTCAAAGAACTGCAAAACGAGGGAAATGCTGCGAAGGCGTCCGACACCCCGCAGGCCGTGGAGCCGCAGCAAGTGCCTCCGACTGCCGCGGTGGAAGCGCCCCCGATCGAATCGACTCCCGGTCACAAGCCCACTGCCTAG